In a genomic window of Lycium ferocissimum isolate CSIRO_LF1 chromosome 9, AGI_CSIRO_Lferr_CH_V1, whole genome shotgun sequence:
- the LOC132030437 gene encoding B-type cell cycle switch protein ccs52A-like produces the protein MENSTSSSLNTQNNLTPKTPSRTNQLIPGFNSYHPSPSRTIYSDRFIPSRSSSNFALFDLPLPPQSSLSEDSNNAYTTLLRSALFGSDCGSVVPPVTPDKSSGLNSRNLQICRPNCNIFRYKTETRQSLQSLSPFGFDDQLPGFSPSPVKATRKVPRSPFKVLDAPALQDDFYLNLVDWSSHNVLAVGLGSCVYLWHASSSKVVKLCDLGIDDSVSSVGWAQRGTHLAVGTSNGKVQLWDASRCKRVRTMEGHRLRVGALAWSSSMLSSGSRDKSILQRDIRAQEDHVSKLTGHKSEVCGLKWSYDNRELASGGNDNRLFVWNNHSTQPVLKYCEHTAAVKAIAWSPHLHGLLASGGGTADRCIRFWNTTTNTHLSCMDTGSQVCNLVWSKNVNELVSTHGYSQNQIIVWRYPTMSKIAALTGHTYRVLYLAISPDGQTIVTGAGDETLRFWNVFPSPKSKNTESEIGATSLGRTQIR, from the exons ATGGAAAATTCCACATCATCTTCACTAAACACACAAAATAATCTAACTCCAAAAACACCATCAAGAACTAATCAATTAATTCCAGGTTTTAATTCATATCACCCATCACCATCAAGAACAATATACAGTGATCGTTTTATACCAAGTAGATCTTCATCTAATTTTGCACTATTTGACCTACCATTACCACCACAATCATCATTATCTGAAGATTCAAACAATGCATATACTACACTGCTTCGTTCAGCTTTATTCGGGTCAGATTGCGGGTCGGTTGTTCCACCTGTTACACCTGACAAATCTTCGGGTttgaattcaagaaacttgcAGATTTGTAGACCCAATTGTAATATTTTTCGGTATAAAACTGAGACCAGGCAATCTTTACAGTCATTATCGCCTTTTGGGTTTGATGATCAACTTCCGGGTTTTAGTCCTAGCCCGGTTAAAGCGACCCGGAAAGTTCCAAGATCGCCTTTTAAG GTATTGGATGCACCGGCACTGCAAGACGATTTTTACCTGAACCTTGTGGACTGGTCTTCGCATAATGTGTTAGCTGTAGGGCTAGGGAGCTGTGTGTATCTATGGCATGCATCTAGTAGCAAG GTAGTGAAGTTGTGTGACCTTGGAATTGATGATAGTGTTAGTTCAGTTGGTTGGGCACAACGGGGTACGCATCTTGCTGTTGGAACAAGTAATGGCAAAGTCCAG TTATGGGATGCCTCGCGTTGTAAGAGGGTAAGAACCATGGAGGGACATCGATTACGAGTTGGCGCACTGGCATGGAGCTCGTCTATGCTATCTTCAGGAAGCCGAGACAAGAGTATTCTTCAGCGTGATATACGTGCTCAAGAAGATCATGTCAGTAAGCTGACTGGTCATAAATCAGAG GTTTGTGGGCTCAAATGGTCTTATGATAACCGTGAATTAGCTTCAGGTGGAAATGATAATAGG CTTTTTGTATGGAACAACCATTCAACACAACCTGTGCTGAAATACTGTGAGCATACTGCTGCTGTAAAGGCCATTGCATGGTCTCCCCATCTCCATGGGCTTCTAGCTTCTGGTGGTGGCACAGCTGATCGATGCATTAGGTTCTGGAACACCACGACTAATACACATCTCAGTTGCATGGACACTGGCAGTCAG GTCTGCAATCTTGTGTGGTCTAAGAATGTCAATGAATTAGTCAGCACACATGGTTACTCTCAAAACCAGATAATAGTTTGGAGATATCCGACAATGTCTAAG ATAGCAGCTCTGACAGGCCATACATATAGAGTCTTATATCTTGCTATCTCTCCAGATGGACAG ACAATTGT